The sequence below is a genomic window from Flavobacterium keumense.
AGCAGCTGTAGGTTCTCCAGCTTACAGAACGTATGAAGGTGAAAAGGAAGACGAAGCGGTTTATGCTAAAGTAAAAGCTGCCGCTTACGATAAATACTATGCCATTGCTCAAGAAGCATCTGCTAAAAGTGAGCGTAGTGAAAAATTTGCTTTGGTTAAAGATGAAGTTAAAGCGTTATATTCTGAAGAAGAATATGCAGAGAATGCAGATTTAGCTGAATTAGTAAGCAAATACAACTACAAAGTTCAAAAAACAGCCGTTCGTAATGTAATTTTAGAAAAAGGAATTCGTTTAGACGGAAGAAAAACCACAGAAATCAGACCAATTTGGTGTGAAACAGATTATTTACCTTCTGTACACGGTTCGTCTTTATTTACTCGTGGAGAAACGCAAGCCTTGGCAACAGTAACTTTAGGAACCTCTAGAGAAGCCAACCAAATTGACTCTCCATCAGAACAAGGAGAAGAAAAATTCTACCTGCACTATAACTTCCCTCCGTTCTCGACAGGTGAAGCAAAACCATTAAGAGGGACTTCAAGAAGAGAAGTAGGTCATGGAAACTTAGCACAACGTGCTTTGAAAAATATGATTCCTGCTGATTGTCCTTACACCATTCGTGTCGTTTCAGAAGTTTTAGAATCTAACGGTTCTTCTTCTATGGCAACCGTATGTGCTGGAACAATGGCCTTAATGGATGCGGGAGTACAAATGGTAAAACCAGTTTCTGGAATTGCTATGGGATTAATCACTGACGGTGAAAAATTTGCTGTACTATCTGATATTTTAGGTGATGAAGATCACTTAGGTGATATGGACTTTAAAGTTACAGGAACTGCTGACGGTATCACAGCTTGTCAAATGGACATCAAAATCGAAGGATTGCGTTATGACATTATGGAACAAGCGTTGGGTCAAGCACGTGACGGACGTATGCACATCTTAGGTAAAATCACAGATACAATTGCTACTCCAAGACCGGACGTTAAGAAACACGCTCCAAAAATCATTACCAGAACTATTCCTGGCAACTTCATTGGAGCCTTAATTGGACCAGGTGGAAAAGTAATTCAAGAATTACAAAAAGCTACTGGAACTACTATCGTAATTAACGAAGTGGACGAACAAGGTGTAGTTGAAATCTTAGGTACAGATCCAGACGGCATCGCAACAGTATTAGCAAAAATTGATTCGATCATTTTCAAACCAGAAGTAGGCGAAGCATACGAAGTGAAAGTAATCAAAATGTTAGATTTTGGTGCGGTTGTAGAATACACAGCAGCTCCAGGAAACGAAGTTTTATTACACGTATCGGAATTGGCTTGGGAACGTACTGAAAATGTTTCTGATGTAGTGAATATGGGCGATGTATTCCAAGTGAAATACCTTGGCGTTGACCCTAAAACTAGAAAAGAAAAAGTGTCAAGAAAAGCACTTTTACCAAGACCTCCACGTGAGGAGAAAAAAGAGTAATCCAATCTTAGTTTACTAAAGGTTTATTGATAGCAAAAATCCCGTTCCGAAATAGTGGAACGGGATTTTTCGTTTTTATGAAAAAAACTTACAATGTATCTAAAGGACTTTTTATTGGAGATTTGGCAGCTTTCGTTACTAAAGTATAGGATTCAGTTGATTTTAAAAAATTATGGCCTAACAATTCTTGAATACAACAAATATCAATTCCAGATTCGATCAAGTGTACTGCAAAACTATGTCTTAAAATAAATGGAGAAACCGTTTTCTTTAATCCTGATTTTATAGCGCTTTGTTTCACTATTTGTTGAACACTTCTTCCTGAAAACTGACTTTTATTTTGACCTTCAAACACGTAATTAACAGGTTTGTATCTTAAATAATATTGCATCAGATAAACTACTAAATTTTCAGATAACATCACTTTGCGTTCTTTTTTGTCTTTAACTTGTCGAATGAAAATAGTCCTATTTTTTAAATCAATATCGGTTGTTTTTAAGTTAATAACTTCACAAAGACGTATACCAGTAGAATATAAAAACATAATTAAGCACTTATGTTTTAAATTTTCAGTTACTTCAATCAATTGTTTTACTTCTTTTAAAGTTAAGAAGTTGGGCTGTTTAATTTCTGATCGTTTAGGATATAAATGGTTTAAATTGATTTTTATACCCAATACAAAATCATAAAATTTTGAAATACTAACCAAAATCATTTTTTGATGTGTGCCACTACATTTTCCATTATTTATTTTCCAAAAGATGTAGTTTTCAATATGTGATATTTCAATTTCTTCAATACAAGAAAATTGCTTTGAAATATAATTAAAAAATAATACCAAATTACTTTGATAGTTTTTAATTGAGGAAGGACTATATCTCTGAATTTTTAAACATTCAGCAAAACGCTGCAAGAGATCTTGAATATCCATGGTAATCGATTTGGGTTGGGATTATAAAAATAGAAAAAATGCGTCAATAAAACAATATTAGAAAAATGAATTTTAGTATTTTATTGATAATAATGAAAGCATAAAAAAACAATCTTGTACTGCAAAATGGATTGACGCATGTTATTAATTTTGGATTATTTCAATAATTATATTTGAATATTGCAAAAAACCCAAATCTACATTACGTTTCATTTAGTCGCGAATAAATAGAACCGTTACCTTGCAAGGATGTTACTATTGGGTAATGCATAGGCAGAAAATCCATAGTGGAAAACAACAGCAGAAAATCTTTGACTGCCTTAAAGAGCCAGAAGCTCTTGCAAAGATTCAAGCACAATTTTTATTAATTATGAAAAAAAATTCAATCAAAGATTTAATTTATGCATATCTAATTATATTTGTTTTATTTTGTTTTGCTTTTGTTAGTTGTTCAATTGACAACGAAACACAAAAAGTGATAAATGAAAAACAAATTGTCGAAAATTTAAAAAAATTTTCTAAAGATTTTTTACAAAAATCAATTGAACTAGAGGAAGCTTTTGCTAAATCACCCAGTTCAAATAGGATAATTAGTTATAAAAACGAATTGTTAAATGTAAAAAGTGATTCGGAATTTAATCAATTAATGACTAGTGCCGGTTTTATTAATAGTAATGAAATTTTAACATTATTAAAAAGCAGGATTGAACTTGAAAACAATTTTAGAAATCAAAATCCCGATTTTTACCTTTTTGATGTTAATAAACGAAATTCTTTACTTAACAAAGAATATAATATAGTTCTTGAAGAGTATATTTCAACTCAAAACAACAATATTACATTAAGAGGTTGTGGCAGTACTTATAACAGAGATGTCAGTCGTTGTAATAGAGACTACGGTAAATGTGCAATAACCGCAGTAATTGCAGCAGCTGGAGGCATATGGCCCGGATTAGCTGTTGGAGCGATTTGTGCATGGGATTTAATAGACTGTAAGTCTGATGCATTGGAAGATTATGAGGACTGTATTAATTAAAAAATAAATAAGATGTATTCAAAAATTAAAAACATTATTTATTCAAAATATAATTATATAAATTATTTTTTCGTTTCTACTTATATTTTTTGCAACTTAATTTCTGGTAGAGAATATCGATCTAGAATTACATGGATATTTATATTTATAATGCTACCTGTTTTTTTTATTAAATTAATTCAAGATTTAAAAGTAGATAAAGAGAAAAATAACAATAATACAAAAGAGACGATATTGAAAATGTTAATAGTATTTGGACTATTAACTTTATTATATGTTTTATCTGAATTTAGAATTATTGATCAATAAATTAATTCTAGTTTACTACATTTTTTTTTGTTAATACATAAATATAATAATTCTTTTTTGTAACTTTTAACTCCTCCCCTACGTATAACCTTTGTACACTTAAAAAATTGAGAAGACAAAGACATGAGACAACTTAAAATTACCAAGCAGGTTACCAACCGTGAAACCGCTTCATTAGACAAATATTTACAAGAAATAGGAAAAGTTGACCTTATTACTGCTGACGAAGAAGTTGAATTAGCACAACGAATCAAAGCCGGAGACCAACGTGCTTTAGAGAAATTGACCAAAGCTAATTTACGTTTCGTTGTTTCGGTGGCTAAACAATACCAAAACCAAGGATTAACACTTCCCGATTTGATTAATGAAGGAAATTTAGGTTTGATCAAAGCGGCACAACGTTTTGACGAAACGCGTGGTTTCAAATTCATTTCGTATGCCGTTTGGTGGATTCGTCAGTCTATTTTACAAGCTTTGGCCGAACAATCTCGTATCGTTCGTTTGCCTTTAAATAAAATTGGTTCTATCAATAAAATCAATAAAATGTACGCTCTATTGGAGCAATCTAATGAGCGTCCACCTTCTGCAGAAGAAATTGCCAAAGAATTGGACATGACCGTAAATGATGTAAAAGAGTCTATGAAAAACTCAGGACGTCACTTATCTATGGATGCGCCTTTGGTAGAAGGAGAAGATTCTAACTTGTATGACGTATTACGTTCAGGTGAGTCTCCAAACCCAGACCGCGAATTGATTCACGAATCGTTGCGTACGGAAATTGAGCGTTCTTTAGAAACCTTAACTCCAAGAGAAGCAGACGTAGTTCGTTTGTACTTTGGTTTAGGCGATCAACACCCAATGACGTTAGAAGAAATTGGAGAAACTTTCGACTTAACTCGTGAGCGTGTGCGCCAAATTAAAGAAAAAGCGATTCGCAGATTGAAACATACTTCAAGAAGTAAAATATTAAAAACCTATTTAGGGTAAACCTACCAAAACTCCGGCTTCATTCCGGAGTTTTTTAATTACAATTACACATGAAAAACACACTTATTGCCCCATCCGTTTTAGCCGCTGATTTTGCCAACTTACAACGCGACATCGAAATGATTAATGCTAGTGAAGCCGATTGGTTTCATATTGACATTATGGACGGTGTTTTTGTTCCCAATATTTCTTTTGGAATGCCGGTTTTAGAAGCGATTTCGAAACATGCTAAAAAAACTATCGACGTCCATTTGATGATTGTAGATCCAGATCACTACATCAAAACCTTTGCTGATTTAGGTGCAAATGTATTGACTGTACACTACGAAGCGTGTACGCATCTACACCGAACACTACAAGCTATTAAAGCTGCTGGAATGAAAGCAGGTGTGGCTTTGAACCCACATACAAGCATCAATTTATTGGAAGATGTAATTAATGATATCGATTTGGTTTGCATCATGAGTGTAAATCCAGGTTTTGGCGGACAATCATTTATTGAAAACACCTATGATAAAGTACGTCAACTTAAAGCATTGATTACCAAAAAAGGTGCTGCCACTCAAATTGAAATTGACGGAGGGGTAACCAATAAAAATGCTAAACAATTAGCCGAAGCAGGTGCTGATGTTTTAGTTGCAGGCAGTTATGTTTTTGGCGCCCAAGACCCAATTGCTACCGTTGCCGATTTAAAAAAAATAACCGCTTTCTAACTTTATAATACAAATAGATTAAGGGCTTAAATTAACTTTTAAGCCCTTTTATTTTTATAAATATTAGTTCTATTTTTGTTTCAAACGAAAAGATATGAGAGATTTACTTACTGCCAGTTACGGATTTGTTTTTGAAGACCAACTTATCGATGAAATTATTGCCGTAGCGACTTTGGTCGAATTCAAAGAAGGAGATATTTTAATTGATTTTGGCGATTATATCAAAAAAATGCCTCTGCTAATTGAAGGTGCAATTAAGATATTACGAGAAGATTTTGATGAAGGCGAAATGCTTTTATATTTCATTGAAAAAGGCGATACTTGTGCCATGACTATGGCCTGTTGTATAGGCGAAGCTAAAAGTGAAATTAGAGCAGTAGCCGAGACCGATGGTAAAATCATCATGATTCCCGTAACTAAAATGGAAGAATGGTTGGGTAAATACAAAAGTTGGCGAAACTATGTTTTCAACAATTACAACAACCGTTTAAAGGAAATACTTTCGGCTATTGACAGCTTAGCATTTATGAATATGGAAGAACGTTTACTCAATTACCTTTTTGAAAAATGCAAAATCAATAACTCTCGTGAAATTTTTAGTACCCACAAAGAAATCGCTTACGACCTGCATTCATCAAGAGAAGTGATTTCGAGATTGTTAAAAGCATTGGAAATCAAAGGCCGAATCAAATTGAATCGCGCTTCGGTTGAAGTTTTAATATAAAAAAACCAGAACAATTGTTCTGGTTTTTCGTTTTTAACGTGGGGACAAATTAGTCTTTTACGCCTAATTTGGTTAAAATATCTTCCATCAAACACCATTTAGTGATAGATGATTGCAATAAATTAGCGCCAACAAAAGCCGTAAACCACAGCCAATTTTGGCTTACATAAATAGATAATAACAAACTGATTAGTACAAAACTTCCAGCGATAGCTCTAATAATTCTATTTTTCATTTTGATCTATTTTTAAGTTAATTTGATTTTTCAATATTGACTACTGCTACATGTATTTTTGACAGTGTTTCTTGTTTTTCATTGAAAGCAGACACTAAATCAAATACTACATCAACATTTTCTTTCTTAACAAAGGCATAGAAAAGAAAAGAGTCTGTTTCATTCATTTCACTACCGAACCAATTCGTTTCAGCTTCAACTTTGGAATTATCCTGAAATCCTTTGACTTCTCGGTAGGAAAAAGTAGTTACTTCAGCTTGTTGAAGCATTTCTTTAATGTCTTTTTCAAAAGCTGCGACTGCGGTGATTATTAATAATTTCATTTTTATATAAGTTTAAAAAGGTTAAAAGTTTATGAGTTTAAATAGCTTCAGGATTCAAAAAAAGCAACCTGAAACAACCCTTTTATTTTTCCCATTTTTTTCTCTCGGTGATGTAGTAAATCAAAGGCACAACAATTAATGTCAAGATGGTTGAAACAATAGCTCCTGCCACTAACGAAATCGCTAAGCCTTGGAAAATTGGATCAAATAAAATAATCGATGCTCCAATTACTACTGCACCTGTCGTTAATAAAATTGGTGTAGTTCTAACAGCTCCCGCTTCTATAATTGCTTGTTTTAATGCAACGCCATCGTTCAAACGGATTTCGATAAAATCAATCAGCAAAACCGAATTTCGCACCATAACTCCTGCCAAAGCAATCATTCCAATGAATGAAGTAGCCGTAAAATAGGCGTTCAACAACCAGTGTCCTAACACAATTCCGATTAACGAAAGTGGAATCGCCAACATCATTACCATTGGGGTTTTAAAGTTTTGGAACCAGCCCACAATCAACATGTAGATAATTACAATCACTACCATAAATGCGACTCCTAAATCACGGAAAACTTCTAACGTAATTTGCCATTCTCCATCCCATTTAACGGTAAAATCGCTTTCATCTGTGGGTTGCTCCATGTACAATTCATTTACTTTGTAACCCGCTGGCACTTTTATTTTGGCTAATTTTTCATTCATCCCCAAAATAGCATATACTGGACTTTCTAAAGTTCCCGCCATATCTGCAGTAACATATACCACACGTTTTTGATCTTTTCTGTAAATAGTTTTTGGTAGGGTATCTTGTACCACTTTAACCAAATCACTTACCGCCACCATATTACCTTGACTACCTTTGATTTTCAAATTCTGAATCTCTTTCAAGCTGGTTTTGTCTTTGTCATCAAGCGAAAGCACAATTCCTACATTATCATTCGAATTTTCGTCATACAAATTAGAGACTGGATATTCTTTCATCAAATACGTTAGATTACCCACCACTTGCTGTGGAGCAATTCCGTTTAACATAGCTTTTTCTTTGTCCACTTGTAAACGGTATTCGGTTTGGTTGTCTTCTACCATCCAATCGGTGTCGACCACGTCTGAGATATTTTTCAAAATGGTTTTCACTTGGTCTGCCACTTTGATTTGTTCTTGATAATTAGGCCCATAAATTTCGGCTACCAAAGTGGACAATACCGGTGGTCCAGGTGGCACTTCGATTAGTTTTACATTGGCTCCGTATTTTTTAGCAATTTTCTGAATTTCAGGACGCATTGCTTTAGCAATATCATGACTTTGTAAATCACGTTCTTCTTTATGCAATAAATTCACCTGAATATCCGCCATATTACTTCCTCCACGCAAATCGTAATGACGCACTAATCCGTTGAAGGTAATTGGAGCTGAAGTTCCAATGTAATTTTGATAATTCACCACTTCTGGTTTGGTGGCCAAATACTGCGCAATTTCTCTAGTCACTGCCGAAGTTCGTTCCAAAGTAGTTCCTTCGGGCATATCGATTACGACTTGGAATTCGTTTTTGTTATCAAAAGGCAGCATTTTAACTACTACCGATTTGGTGAAAAACATCAAAACCGAACCAAACAACAATACCACAGTAAGAGCCAAAAGCATTCTTCTTTTTGGACTACTATCTAAAAACGGACGCTCAAATTTATTGTACATTTTATAAATCCAGCTGGTATCCATCCCTGCGGCTTCTTTGTGCTCTTGCTCCTCTTTTTCTTGCAACAAATGGTATCCTAAATATGGTGTAACCGTCAACGCTACAAACAGCGATAACAACATTGCGATGGAAGCTCCAATGGGCATCGGACTCATATACGGCCCCATCATTCCAGATACGAAAGCCATTGGTAAAATCGCAGCAATTACCGTGAAAGTGGCCAAAATAGTTGGATTTCCCACTTCGTTAATGGCATAAATCGCCGCTTGTTTGAAAGGTAATCGCTTCATTTTAAAATGGCGGTGCATGTTCTCTGCAATGATAATACTATCATCTACTACAATTCCCACCACAAAAACCAAGGCAAAAAGTGTAATTCTGTTTAGCGTATAACCCAATAAATAATAAGCAAATAAGGTCAAGGCAAACGTTAATGGAACAGAGAAAAACACGACCAATCCACCACGCCAGCCCATCGCTAACATTACTAAAACCGTAACAGCGATAATAGCAATACCAAGGTGTATTAATAATTCACCCACTTTATCTGAGGCTGTTTCGCCATAATTACGCGTTACTTCTACATGAACATCATCTGTAATAATCGTTTGTTTTAAACGATCTATTTTTTCAATAATTTTCTCCGAAATTTTCATCGCATCAGCACCTTTCACTTTTCCAACCGCAATAGTTACCGCAGGATATTCTGAAGGAGCTGTTTTGAATTTTTCATTGGCTTTGCCAAAACCAAAAGACACATAACTTCGAGGCGTAGCGGCTCCGTCTTGTACTTTGGCCACTTGTTTCAAATAAACTGGCATGTTGCGATTGACACCAACTACCAAATTCTCAACATCGTCTGCATTTTCTAGAAATTGCCCCGTTTTCAACAAATATTCCTGGTCGTTTTCTACAAAAGCTCCTGATTGTGAACTGCCATTATTAGCTTGAATCATTTGCATGATTCCCAAAGCATCCATGCCATTTTCGGCCATTTTATCTTTGTCCAAAATCACTTTTAGTTCGCGATTGCTTCCGCCTATTTCTTTGGTAATCGCAACATCTTTTACTTTTTCGATTTCTGAAGTAACCTCCTCAGCTATTTGACGCAATTGAAAATCGTCTTGTTTATCACTCCAAAGCGTGATACCCAACATCGGCACATCATCAATAGAACGGGTTTTTACCATGGGTTTGTACACCCCTTGCGGAAACATATTTTCGTGTTTCGCTAATTCGTCGTACAATTTTACATACGAACGCTCCACATCTTGACCTACATAAAACTGTACAATCAACATTGCTTGACCGTTCATTGCCATCGTGTGAACGTGTTCTACTCCTTTGATATTCGAAATTATTTTTTCTAATGGCTTGGCTACACGGCTTTCTACTTCGGCAGGAGTAGCCCCTGGATACCCCACCATAATGTCGGCCATTGGCACATTAATTTGCGGTTCTTCTTCCCTTGGAATTAAAAACGAACTGTAAACCCCAATAATCATCAACGCCACCATCAACAAAATGGTCAATTTTGAGTTGATGAAAAAATGGGCTATTTTACCTGATATACCTTCTTGCATAATATTAATTTATAAATGTGAAAATGGAATAATTTGAAAATGAATTACATACAATGAAATTTTTCAAATTGTTGAATTGTTTAATTAGACCATTGAATTTTAGCGCCATTAAATAGTTTCCCTTCTGCCGAAACAATGTATTGCTCGTTAGTCGAAAGGCCTGATAAAACTTCTACTTGGTCACCCATAACTTTTCCTATGCGTAACCATCTTAGAATAGCCACATTTCCTGTCCCAACGGTATAAATCCCTGTCAATTGACCTTGGTGTACTAAAGCCGATTGAGGTACCAAAACCGCCGTTGTTTTTTCAGTTGATTGCATTTTATTCTGGATTGGGAATTGTACATTCACAAACATGCCCGAAAGAATCTTACTTGACGTTTTGGCTAAATTGATTTTTACCAAATACTGTCCCCCTGTATTTTTAGCAGACAAGCTCAGTTCGGCAACTTCACCATTCAATGTTGTGTTAGTTGATTTTACCAAAACCGTAACCGGCATTCCTTTATGAATACTATTAATGTCACTCTCAGCCACCATCGCCGTTACTTGCAAACGCGAAGCGCCTTCAACACTTACTAATGGCATTCCAGGATTGGCCATATCGCCTTCTTTAACGAACGTATTCGTCACTTCTCCCGAAAAAGGTGCTGTTATATTCGAGTATGAAAATTGCGCTTGTACTTCGTTACGCATTTGTTTAGCCCCTTCTAAACCTGCTTTCGCCATT
It includes:
- a CDS encoding Crp/Fnr family transcriptional regulator codes for the protein MRDLLTASYGFVFEDQLIDEIIAVATLVEFKEGDILIDFGDYIKKMPLLIEGAIKILREDFDEGEMLLYFIEKGDTCAMTMACCIGEAKSEIRAVAETDGKIIMIPVTKMEEWLGKYKSWRNYVFNNYNNRLKEILSAIDSLAFMNMEERLLNYLFEKCKINNSREIFSTHKEIAYDLHSSREVISRLLKALEIKGRIKLNRASVEVLI
- a CDS encoding sigma-70 family RNA polymerase sigma factor — translated: MRQLKITKQVTNRETASLDKYLQEIGKVDLITADEEVELAQRIKAGDQRALEKLTKANLRFVVSVAKQYQNQGLTLPDLINEGNLGLIKAAQRFDETRGFKFISYAVWWIRQSILQALAEQSRIVRLPLNKIGSINKINKMYALLEQSNERPPSAEEIAKELDMTVNDVKESMKNSGRHLSMDAPLVEGEDSNLYDVLRSGESPNPDRELIHESLRTEIERSLETLTPREADVVRLYFGLGDQHPMTLEEIGETFDLTRERVRQIKEKAIRRLKHTSRSKILKTYLG
- a CDS encoding polyribonucleotide nucleotidyltransferase, which encodes MIPQVSKEIIDLGDGRSISIETGKLAKQADGSVVVRLGDCMLLATAVSAKTANPGVDFLPLTVDYREKFAAAGRFPGGFFKREARPSDSEVLTMRLVDRVLRPLFPDDYHAETQVMIQLMSHDENVMPDALAGLAASAALAVSDIPFYNLISEVRVARINGKLVINPSRAELEQSDIDMMIGASKDSVCMVEGEMKEISEHEMVEAIKFAHEAIKIQIEVQERLRAAVGSPAYRTYEGEKEDEAVYAKVKAAAYDKYYAIAQEASAKSERSEKFALVKDEVKALYSEEEYAENADLAELVSKYNYKVQKTAVRNVILEKGIRLDGRKTTEIRPIWCETDYLPSVHGSSLFTRGETQALATVTLGTSREANQIDSPSEQGEEKFYLHYNFPPFSTGEAKPLRGTSRREVGHGNLAQRALKNMIPADCPYTIRVVSEVLESNGSSSMATVCAGTMALMDAGVQMVKPVSGIAMGLITDGEKFAVLSDILGDEDHLGDMDFKVTGTADGITACQMDIKIEGLRYDIMEQALGQARDGRMHILGKITDTIATPRPDVKKHAPKIITRTIPGNFIGALIGPGGKVIQELQKATGTTIVINEVDEQGVVEILGTDPDGIATVLAKIDSIIFKPEVGEAYEVKVIKMLDFGAVVEYTAAPGNEVLLHVSELAWERTENVSDVVNMGDVFQVKYLGVDPKTRKEKVSRKALLPRPPREEKKE
- the rpe gene encoding ribulose-phosphate 3-epimerase; the protein is MKNTLIAPSVLAADFANLQRDIEMINASEADWFHIDIMDGVFVPNISFGMPVLEAISKHAKKTIDVHLMIVDPDHYIKTFADLGANVLTVHYEACTHLHRTLQAIKAAGMKAGVALNPHTSINLLEDVINDIDLVCIMSVNPGFGGQSFIENTYDKVRQLKALITKKGAATQIEIDGGVTNKNAKQLAEAGADVLVAGSYVFGAQDPIATVADLKKITAF
- a CDS encoding YgaP family membrane protein, yielding MKNRIIRAIAGSFVLISLLLSIYVSQNWLWFTAFVGANLLQSSITKWCLMEDILTKLGVKD
- a CDS encoding efflux RND transporter permease subunit, translating into MQEGISGKIAHFFINSKLTILLMVALMIIGVYSSFLIPREEEPQINVPMADIMVGYPGATPAEVESRVAKPLEKIISNIKGVEHVHTMAMNGQAMLIVQFYVGQDVERSYVKLYDELAKHENMFPQGVYKPMVKTRSIDDVPMLGITLWSDKQDDFQLRQIAEEVTSEIEKVKDVAITKEIGGSNRELKVILDKDKMAENGMDALGIMQMIQANNGSSQSGAFVENDQEYLLKTGQFLENADDVENLVVGVNRNMPVYLKQVAKVQDGAATPRSYVSFGFGKANEKFKTAPSEYPAVTIAVGKVKGADAMKISEKIIEKIDRLKQTIITDDVHVEVTRNYGETASDKVGELLIHLGIAIIAVTVLVMLAMGWRGGLVVFFSVPLTFALTLFAYYLLGYTLNRITLFALVFVVGIVVDDSIIIAENMHRHFKMKRLPFKQAAIYAINEVGNPTILATFTVIAAILPMAFVSGMMGPYMSPMPIGASIAMLLSLFVALTVTPYLGYHLLQEKEEQEHKEAAGMDTSWIYKMYNKFERPFLDSSPKRRMLLALTVVLLFGSVLMFFTKSVVVKMLPFDNKNEFQVVIDMPEGTTLERTSAVTREIAQYLATKPEVVNYQNYIGTSAPITFNGLVRHYDLRGGSNMADIQVNLLHKEERDLQSHDIAKAMRPEIQKIAKKYGANVKLIEVPPGPPVLSTLVAEIYGPNYQEQIKVADQVKTILKNISDVVDTDWMVEDNQTEYRLQVDKEKAMLNGIAPQQVVGNLTYLMKEYPVSNLYDENSNDNVGIVLSLDDKDKTSLKEIQNLKIKGSQGNMVAVSDLVKVVQDTLPKTIYRKDQKRVVYVTADMAGTLESPVYAILGMNEKLAKIKVPAGYKVNELYMEQPTDESDFTVKWDGEWQITLEVFRDLGVAFMVVIVIIYMLIVGWFQNFKTPMVMMLAIPLSLIGIVLGHWLLNAYFTATSFIGMIALAGVMVRNSVLLIDFIEIRLNDGVALKQAIIEAGAVRTTPILLTTGAVVIGASIILFDPIFQGLAISLVAGAIVSTILTLIVVPLIYYITERKKWEK
- a CDS encoding efflux RND transporter periplasmic adaptor subunit, producing MKKTIAILTLSTVAFLSCGKEKQEVTNNEPAITVQLSAVGATNNGQFVTASGKIEAENSANLSTRMMGYVTKVHVKVGQHVNAGQLLVSINSSDLQAKRAQVEAAVLQATAGYNNAKKDYDRFTNLFKQQSASQKELDDMTARYEMAKAGLEGAKQMRNEVQAQFSYSNITAPFSGEVTNTFVKEGDMANPGMPLVSVEGASRLQVTAMVAESDINSIHKGMPVTVLVKSTNTTLNGEVAELSLSAKNTGGQYLVKINLAKTSSKILSGMFVNVQFPIQNKMQSTEKTTAVLVPQSALVHQGQLTGIYTVGTGNVAILRWLRIGKVMGDQVEVLSGLSTNEQYIVSAEGKLFNGAKIQWSN
- a CDS encoding tyrosine-type recombinase/integrase, with amino-acid sequence MDIQDLLQRFAECLKIQRYSPSSIKNYQSNLVLFFNYISKQFSCIEEIEISHIENYIFWKINNGKCSGTHQKMILVSISKFYDFVLGIKINLNHLYPKRSEIKQPNFLTLKEVKQLIEVTENLKHKCLIMFLYSTGIRLCEVINLKTTDIDLKNRTIFIRQVKDKKERKVMLSENLVVYLMQYYLRYKPVNYVFEGQNKSQFSGRSVQQIVKQSAIKSGLKKTVSPFILRHSFAVHLIESGIDICCIQELLGHNFLKSTESYTLVTKAAKSPIKSPLDTL